Part of the Oscillospiraceae bacterium genome, TTCCCGCAGGTAAGGAAATAGCGGCAACTGCTGACGGCAGAAGGGCTATGGAGCCTGTGAGCGATGCGGCTTCCCCCATGCACGGAATGGATAAAAACGGACCTACAGCCGTTGTAAATTCTATGACAAGACCCGATTATACTTTAGTTTCCTGCGGTACTGTTTTAAATCAGAAATACAGTCCCTCAATGTTTTCAAAGCCCGAAAACAGAAAGAAGCTTTTAGCTTTGATAAAAACCTATTTCAAAAAGGGCGGACAGGAAATTCAGATAAATTCGGTATCAAGAGATATTTTGGTTGATGCTATGAAAAATCCCGAAAAGTATGAAAATCTCGTGGTGAGAGTTTCGGGCTTCAGCGCCCACTATATCACCCTTTCAAAAGAGGTGCAGGAGGATATTCTGAAAAGGACGGAACAGGGATAATTATGGGACTTATAAGTCAGATTCAGAGATTTTCAACCGAGGACGGCCCCGGGATAAGAACTACCGTATTTTTTCAAGGCTGTAATCTTTTTTGTCCTTGGTGTCATAACCCCGAAACAATAAAAAGAGAGCCTACGCTGTTATTTTACGAAATGAAATGTGTCGGCTGCAGAGAATGTGAGCACGTTTGTCCCACAAAAAGCCATAAATTTTTGCCAAAGCACACTATAGAGCGTCAAAGCTGTATCGGGTGCGGAGATTGTGTGCAAAGCTGTCTGTATTCGGCGCTCAGCTTAAGCGGTATTAAAATGAGCGCAGAGGAAATATGGCAGAAAATATGGGCAGACAAAGATTTTTATTTTGAGTCAAAGGGCGGAGTAACTCTTTCGGGCGGCGAGCCTTTATTACAGGCGGATTTTTGCGCTCAAATTGCAAAAAAATGCTTTGAAAACAAAATAGACGTTATTATAGATACTGCCGCTTGCGTAGATTTTTCGGAATTTGAAAAGGTTATGCCCTATGTAAATACTTTTTTTGTCGATTTTAAGCTGTCAAACGAAAAGAGCTACAAGGAAATTTGCGGCGGAAGCTTAGAGCTTGTCAAAAGCAACGCCAAAAGACTTATTTCACAAGGAAAAAAAGTGGTGGCAAGAGTGCCTGTCATTCCCGATATAAACGACAGCG contains:
- a CDS encoding glycyl-radical enzyme activating protein, with product MGLISQIQRFSTEDGPGIRTTVFFQGCNLFCPWCHNPETIKREPTLLFYEMKCVGCRECEHVCPTKSHKFLPKHTIERQSCIGCGDCVQSCLYSALSLSGIKMSAEEIWQKIWADKDFYFESKGGVTLSGGEPLLQADFCAQIAKKCFENKIDVIIDTAACVDFSEFEKVMPYVNTFFVDFKLSNEKSYKEICGGSLELVKSNAKRLISQGKKVVARVPVIPDINDSEESLELIKKAIEECGIEHTDFLNFHSLGASKYKALGLKYRFE